In the genome of Gemmatimonadota bacterium, one region contains:
- a CDS encoding transposase produces MARRPRLDIPGIAQHVVQRGNDRKPCFFRESDYLCYLQALHELSVREHCAVHAYVLMTNHVHLLVTPDAQGQVSRLMQSLGRRYVRYVNDRYHRTGTLWEGRYKASLVDSDSYLLCCYRYIELNPVRAQMVAEPRDYRWSSYGANAFGARDPAIRAHPTYLALGDDAVTRRAAYRTMVSGAISEQDLHAIRLQLQRQHALGPDTFRAGIEAKLGRRAGPGKAGRPRKDRETRKIVL; encoded by the coding sequence ATGGCACGCCGCCCGCGCCTCGACATCCCTGGGATCGCGCAGCACGTAGTCCAACGAGGCAACGATCGAAAGCCGTGCTTCTTTCGCGAGTCGGACTATCTCTGTTATCTGCAGGCTCTGCACGAACTGTCCGTGCGGGAACATTGTGCCGTGCATGCGTACGTGCTAATGACGAACCATGTCCATCTGCTCGTCACGCCTGATGCACAGGGACAAGTCTCCCGCCTGATGCAGTCGCTCGGGCGTCGCTACGTGCGTTACGTAAACGACCGTTATCACCGCACAGGGACGCTGTGGGAAGGACGTTACAAGGCATCTCTGGTGGATAGCGACAGTTACCTGCTCTGTTGCTATCGCTACATCGAACTGAATCCTGTGCGGGCGCAGATGGTGGCAGAGCCCAGGGACTATCGCTGGTCGAGCTATGGAGCCAACGCATTCGGTGCCCGGGATCCGGCGATTCGCGCGCATCCGACCTACCTCGCGCTCGGCGACGATGCCGTAACGCGGCGCGCGGCGTATCGGACAATGGTCAGCGGCGCCATTTCGGAGCAGGACCTTCATGCCATCCGTCTGCAGCTGCAACGCCAGCACGCGCTCGGTCCGGATACCTTTCGTGCAGGGATCGAAGCGAAGCTGGGACGCCGCGCAGGCCCAGGAAAGGCGGGACGGCCACGCAAGGATCGTGAGACTCGAAAAATTGTACTCTGA
- a CDS encoding carboxymuconolactone decarboxylase family protein codes for MPTLQERPTTPAPETLVTIQPRLLNPAAMVPDALEGIQKMLVAVQKGGLSPSILALTHMRASQINGCSSCIEGTINHELRSGELDDRLLAVAAWHDSSRFAADERAALALTECMTRLDDRADAVPDDIWQAAAEHFDERGLAALVLHVALVNLFNRLNVTTRQPAGEW; via the coding sequence ATGCCAACATTGCAGGAACGACCCACGACCCCAGCACCAGAAACGCTGGTTACGATCCAGCCGCGACTCCTGAACCCTGCCGCGATGGTGCCGGACGCGCTGGAAGGTATTCAGAAGATGCTGGTTGCCGTGCAGAAGGGAGGACTGAGCCCGAGCATCCTGGCGTTGACGCACATGCGTGCCAGCCAGATCAACGGGTGCAGCTCCTGTATAGAAGGAACTATCAACCACGAGCTGCGTTCGGGTGAGCTGGACGACCGGCTGCTGGCGGTAGCAGCCTGGCACGACTCGTCGCGCTTCGCCGCCGACGAGCGCGCCGCGCTTGCGCTCACCGAGTGCATGACGCGACTGGACGACCGTGCGGATGCGGTGCCTGATGACATCTGGCAGGCGGCCGCGGAGCACTTCGATGAACGCGGGTTGGCGGCGCTGGTGCTGCACGTCGCGCTCGTCAATCTGTTCAACCGGCTCAACGTCACTACTCGCCAACCGGCCGGGGAGTGGTAG
- a CDS encoding glyoxalase superfamily protein — translation MPGQTAHRWYTRPVLFVADVNRALQFYVDMLGFEKRWHEGDGAGKVCQVSRGECEIILCEDAARRDRGRLFIELTPAALAELRRELVERSVPNFTSWWGYDVLQVDDPDGNELLFPVSD, via the coding sequence GTGCCAGGCCAGACTGCTCACAGGTGGTACACGCGCCCGGTTCTTTTCGTCGCCGATGTGAACCGCGCGCTTCAGTTCTACGTCGACATGCTCGGCTTCGAGAAGCGTTGGCATGAAGGCGATGGTGCGGGAAAGGTCTGCCAGGTAAGTCGGGGCGAATGCGAGATCATTCTCTGTGAGGACGCCGCACGCAGAGACAGGGGACGCCTGTTCATCGAGCTGACGCCGGCCGCCCTTGCAGAATTGCGTCGTGAACTTGTCGAGCGATCGGTTCCTAATTTCACGTCGTGGTGGGGCTACGACGTGCTCCAGGTCGACGATCCTGATGGCAACGAGCTGCTGTTTCCTGTCTCCGACTGA
- a CDS encoding type II toxin-antitoxin system Phd/YefM family antitoxin, translated as MADDTQTISISHFKATCLAVLETVRQTGLPVRVTRRGEPVAEIVPVPPGSSDATWIGSLSGAIRVQGDIVSPVADADEWEALD; from the coding sequence ATGGCCGACGACACCCAGACCATCAGCATCTCGCACTTCAAAGCCACCTGCCTTGCGGTGCTCGAGACGGTACGCCAGACCGGACTGCCTGTCCGCGTAACCCGGCGCGGTGAACCCGTGGCGGAGATCGTTCCGGTGCCGCCCGGCAGCAGCGATGCAACATGGATCGGCTCGCTCAGCGGTGCCATTCGTGTGCAAGGCGACATCGTGTCGCCCGTCGCAGACGCGGATGAGTGGGAGGCACTCGACTAG
- a CDS encoding sigma-70 family RNA polymerase sigma factor, translating into MTEHDALARQFETSRDHLRAVAYRMLGSTTEADDAVQEAWLRVSRADADDVDNMGGWLTTIVSRVCLDMLRSRRARAEESLGAHEPEPSAGRRHERGAEADALLADSVGMALVIVLEKLAPAERVAFVLHDMFDLTFEEIAPIVQRSPMAARQLASRARRRVRGASGSVETDRRRQREVVEAFLAASKAGDLEKLIAVLDPDVVVRGDAAAVKLGGHAEVVGAAAVADLFKGRARTAVVGLVDGEVGVHVPVPRRMLLVFQIAFADDGRIAAMDVVGDPAAIERLALASLTDSSDD; encoded by the coding sequence ATGACTGAACACGACGCCCTGGCGCGGCAATTCGAAACTTCGCGCGACCATCTGCGGGCGGTTGCGTATCGCATGCTGGGGTCGACCACCGAGGCGGACGACGCGGTGCAGGAGGCGTGGCTGCGAGTTAGCCGCGCGGACGCCGATGACGTGGATAACATGGGCGGGTGGCTCACGACCATCGTGAGTCGCGTGTGTCTGGACATGCTGCGGTCACGTCGCGCACGCGCGGAGGAATCACTGGGCGCGCACGAACCCGAGCCGTCGGCCGGACGTCGCCACGAACGTGGCGCGGAGGCGGACGCGCTGCTGGCCGATTCTGTTGGCATGGCGCTGGTGATCGTGCTCGAAAAGCTGGCGCCCGCCGAGCGCGTGGCGTTTGTGCTGCACGACATGTTCGACCTGACGTTCGAAGAGATCGCGCCGATCGTTCAGCGCTCGCCGATGGCCGCGCGTCAGTTGGCGAGCAGAGCGCGACGTCGCGTGCGAGGGGCATCGGGGAGCGTGGAGACCGACCGGCGGCGGCAACGCGAGGTCGTCGAAGCGTTTCTTGCGGCGTCCAAGGCAGGCGACCTGGAGAAATTGATCGCGGTGCTCGACCCGGACGTGGTGGTCCGCGGCGACGCCGCTGCGGTGAAGCTGGGCGGTCACGCGGAAGTCGTGGGCGCCGCCGCGGTCGCGGATCTATTCAAGGGACGCGCGCGGACGGCCGTGGTCGGGTTGGTGGACGGCGAGGTCGGCGTTCATGTGCCTGTGCCCCGCCGGATGCTGCTGGTGTTTCAGATCGCGTTCGCCGACGACGGACGCATCGCCGCGATGGATGTGGTGGGGGATCCGGCGGCCATCGAAAGGCTGGCGCTTGCGTCGCTCACCGATTCTTCTGATGATTGA
- a CDS encoding DUF3830 family protein: MITITVANTFAFTAKLLADRAPNTCAAFTALLPYRQRLIHARWSGEACWIPLGDYQLGVGYENHTSHPSRGDLLWYPGGISETELLFAYGSSVFGSKAGQLAGNHFLEIIEGRERLEEMGRYVLYHGAQDIVFEAA, translated from the coding sequence ATGATCACAATCACTGTCGCGAACACATTTGCCTTCACGGCGAAATTGCTTGCCGATCGCGCTCCCAACACCTGCGCTGCGTTCACTGCGCTGCTTCCCTATCGCCAGCGCCTGATCCATGCCCGCTGGAGCGGCGAGGCATGCTGGATCCCGCTCGGCGACTATCAGCTCGGTGTCGGATACGAGAACCACACGAGCCATCCGTCGCGCGGCGATCTGCTCTGGTATCCGGGCGGGATCAGCGAAACGGAGCTGCTGTTCGCGTACGGCTCGTCAGTCTTCGGAAGCAAGGCCGGTCAGCTCGCAGGAAATCATTTTCTCGAAATCATAGAAGGCCGAGAACGTCTCGAGGAGATGGGGCGCTACGTGCTGTATCATGGCGCGCAGGACATCGTATTCGAAGCGGCGTGA
- a CDS encoding P1 family peptidase codes for MRIVLASLMLLPAAIIAQDSVPVPRVNPDGPALTFDFPGMRIGVAEYDEGPTGTTVFYFPGKVVGAVDVRGGAPGTIFTDALRLGIRERRLDGVVFSGGSAYGLAAATGAAAALKPQRVRDGQWGTAAWFAGAIIYDIAGRRLSTVTPDEALGAAALNAAVEGRFPLGPRGAGRSAMEGYFFTDKSTGGRDWPHSGQGGAFRQIGPTKIAVFTVVNAVGAVVDRRGRRVRCSYAPSTENCGTIEDALARRLPQLNAPSATSVSDGPIESAGLSSNTTITLVVTNQKLEVRELQRLAIQVHMSMSRAIQPFSTTDDGDALFAVTTDEVDNPSLSALDLSTIASETAWDAVLASVPPQDPVRPTAPIRIPASELDSTIGTYQFPSGTRVTVAREGDHLHTTLVGSGGIFFSQKGNTLIPVAAHEFLIAGPRQDRVLFESSGAHVTAMTLNPGQWAQNAIAIHR; via the coding sequence ATGCGAATCGTTCTTGCATCGTTGATGCTCCTTCCTGCGGCGATCATCGCACAGGATTCAGTACCCGTTCCGCGAGTGAACCCTGACGGCCCGGCGTTGACGTTCGACTTCCCCGGGATGCGCATCGGTGTGGCCGAGTATGACGAAGGGCCCACCGGAACGACTGTGTTTTATTTTCCGGGAAAGGTGGTCGGCGCCGTGGATGTACGAGGCGGCGCGCCAGGAACGATCTTCACCGACGCACTGCGATTGGGTATCCGCGAGCGGCGACTGGATGGTGTTGTCTTTTCGGGCGGCTCCGCTTACGGGCTTGCAGCCGCGACAGGGGCGGCGGCGGCGCTCAAACCACAACGAGTGCGCGATGGTCAGTGGGGAACGGCGGCATGGTTCGCAGGTGCGATCATCTATGACATCGCGGGTCGCCGGCTCTCAACCGTAACACCCGATGAGGCCCTCGGCGCAGCTGCATTGAACGCAGCGGTTGAGGGACGCTTCCCACTGGGCCCGCGCGGCGCCGGCAGGTCCGCGATGGAAGGCTATTTTTTTACCGACAAATCCACCGGCGGTCGTGACTGGCCACATTCGGGCCAGGGTGGCGCGTTCCGGCAGATCGGGCCCACCAAAATCGCGGTCTTCACGGTAGTGAACGCAGTGGGTGCCGTGGTCGATCGTCGTGGCCGACGGGTACGGTGTTCGTATGCGCCAAGTACGGAGAATTGCGGCACCATAGAGGACGCTCTCGCGCGCCGTCTCCCGCAGCTGAATGCACCTAGCGCCACCAGCGTAAGCGACGGTCCGATTGAATCCGCGGGCCTCAGCAGTAATACGACCATTACCCTCGTTGTGACGAATCAAAAACTGGAAGTGCGCGAGCTGCAGCGTCTGGCAATTCAGGTTCACATGTCGATGTCACGCGCCATCCAGCCGTTCAGCACTACCGACGATGGCGATGCGCTGTTCGCCGTCACTACCGATGAGGTAGACAACCCGTCACTTTCGGCTCTGGATCTGAGCACGATTGCGTCCGAAACCGCGTGGGATGCAGTTCTAGCGAGCGTGCCACCGCAGGATCCTGTGCGCCCCACTGCTCCGATCCGCATTCCGGCGTCCGAACTGGACTCGACTATCGGTACCTACCAGTTCCCCTCGGGCACGCGCGTGACTGTGGCGCGCGAGGGCGATCATCTGCACACGACGCTGGTTGGCAGCGGTGGAATATTCTTTTCGCAGAAAGGCAACACGCTGATACCGGTGGCTGCGCACGAGTTCCTCATCGCCGGACCGCGCCAGGATCGTGTGTTGTTCGAGTCGTCCGGTGCCCACGTAACGGCAATGACGCTCAACCCCGGCCAGTGGGCTCAGAATGCCATCGCGATTCACCGATGA
- a CDS encoding type II toxin-antitoxin system VapC family toxin: MQLLLDTHIWIWSVSAPENLSPKVRKALESPENVLWLSPISVWEATLLLQRGRIVADRDPEDAVREMLHAVPQRIAALTYDVAMASCTLKLAHRDPADRFLAATAKVHGLTLVTADSRLLASREYATLANSARRKGKRGG; this comes from the coding sequence GTGCAGTTGCTGCTGGATACGCATATCTGGATCTGGAGCGTGTCCGCGCCGGAGAATCTCTCTCCAAAGGTCCGAAAGGCGCTCGAGTCGCCGGAAAATGTGCTCTGGCTGTCGCCGATAAGTGTGTGGGAGGCAACACTACTCCTGCAACGCGGCCGGATTGTCGCCGACCGCGATCCGGAAGATGCAGTTCGTGAGATGCTTCACGCCGTGCCGCAGCGCATCGCCGCGCTGACCTACGACGTAGCGATGGCGAGCTGTACGCTCAAGCTCGCGCACCGCGATCCCGCTGATCGGTTTCTCGCGGCGACTGCGAAGGTCCACGGCCTGACGCTGGTTACCGCGGACAGCCGCCTGCTTGCGTCGCGCGAATATGCGACTCTCGCGAATTCCGCACGACGCAAGGGGAAACGGGGTGGTTGA